One Chloroflexota bacterium genomic window, TTCAGCAGGTAGCGCGGAATCGGCGCCATCGACAGCGCCTGCGTGAAGTTCTCAAAGTTCCAGTGCACCGGGAACAACTGCGGCGGGTAGTTCGACACGTCGGCTTCCGTCGCCAGGCTCGTCACCACCGCCTGGTAGAGCGGGAACAGCACGATGATCGCCATGCCGGTCAGCAGCATGTACTGCAGGATTTTCTGGGTCGCTTCGGTTTTCATGGTCAGGCGCCCGCGGCTAGCTGTAGTGGACCCGGCGTTCGAGCACGCCGAACTGGATGATGGTCAGGCCGAGCATGATCACGAACAGTACCACCGACAGCGCGGCCGCGATGCCGTACTGCCCGTTGAAGTAGAACGCCCGGTAGATCAGGTACACGAGCACATTGGTGGATTCGACGGGGCCGCCACGCGTCATGATGTTGATCTGCGTGAACGTCTGCAGCGCGCCGAGCGTGCTGACGACGATCAGGAAGAAGATCGTCGGCGAAATGAGCGGCACCGTGATATACCGGAACTGCGCCCAGAAGCTGGCGCCGTCGATGCGCGCGCTCTCATACAGCTCCTGTGAAATGCCCTGCAGGGCGGCCAGGAAGATCGTCGTGTTGAAGCCCAGCGACAGCCAGATCGACACCAGCGAGACGGACATCAGCGATGTCGTGTCGCTCGTCAGCCAGGCCACGCGCGGCAAGTTCAGAATATCGAGAATGAAGTTGAAGACGCCGATCGCCGGGTGAAACAGGAACAGAAAGATCAGCGAGGCCGTCGCGCCGGAAATGGCGATAGTGGATGAGAAGATCACGCGGAAGACGCTGATGCCGCGCAGGCTCAGGTTACCCAGCACGGCGAGAAACAGCGCCAGCGCCAGCGACCCCGGAACGACGTACAGCGCAAAAACCAGCGAAATGCGCAGGCTGTTGGCCAGGTCCTTGTCCGTGAAGATGCGCTGGTAGTTCTCCAGCCAGGTGCGCTCCACCGGCCGGCCGATGGCGTCGGTCAGGTAGGTGCTCAGGTCAATCGTCTTGACCAGCGGCATGAAGACAAACAAAAAGAAGATCACGAGCGATGGCGAGAGGAACAACATCGCCGTCAGAAAATTGCGTATGGAACGCATCTGCGCTCGCCGAATGGAAGCGGCGTCGCGTCGAATCAGGGGCTGGGTCGGAATAACAGTCTGCATCGTGGCCGGTGGCTCCGCCTAATGGGATTTGCACTCTCATTGTATGAGTAGTGGGAGCACCTGTCAATCACACCCCCCCCATGCAGCAATTCTCATTTTGGCTTTGGACGGGTACTTTCCAATGCCGGCTTGCTATGAACTGGCCCCCTGGTGCTTGTGACGCAAGCTGGCTCGACAAGAAAGCGGCGTTGCCCTCCCCCCGACCCCCTCCCAACGAAGTTGGGAGGGGGCGAGATCCTAAGGGGAGGTGCGCGGCGGCTGCGCCGCCGCGCCAATCCCCGTTAGCTTTTCCCCTTTCTCCTCCGCGCGCGCGGGGGAGAAAGGGGCCAGAGGATGAGAGGGCAACCTGGCGGCCGGCTCCAAAATGAGAATTGCTGCCCCCCATGAGGCGTCAGCAGATTGTGCGCCCACGACAGTAGATCCTTCACAAGATAGAAGCAGGTCGCTGACCAGCGGATCAGCGACCTGCTTCTGCGCGGATGTGGAGCGAGGCCGCCGGGGCACGTTGCACGCGCCCGGCCACCCCCATCTCTACCGGAGCGTGATGTAAATCCGCGCTCCTGCCGCCTCTACACAAACGCCAGCCGTCTGCCGTCCGCATCCATCGTCTCGGCCAGCGCACGCAGCCAGCGCACGGCGCCGACCGCGTCGTTGATGTCCATCGTTTCAACCGGCGAGTGCGAGTAGCGGCGGCAGATGCCAACGCCCGCGGTCGGGATGCCCTCGCGCGCCAGGTGGATCGACGCCGCGTCGGTGCTCGACTTGCCGATCACGGTGGCGCGCTGGTAGGCGACGCCGGCGCGGCGCGCGGCGGCGTCCATGATCGTCTTCATCGGCGCGCCCATGATATGCCCGCTGTTCGCCAGCAGCATTACCGGCCCGCGCCCGATGCCGGTCGGCATCTCGCGGTAGTAGTCCACGTCGGGCGTGTCACCGCTCATGAATGTGTCGACCACCACGGCGTAGTCCGGCGCAGCGTGCTCGGCGGCCACCTTCGCGCCGCGCAGACCGACCTCTTCCTGCACCGCAACCACGCCCACCAGCGTGCCATCGATCGCAACGCCCTTCAATTCGCGGAACAGTTGCAGCAGGATCGCGCACGAGACGCGGTTATCAATCGCCTTGCCGACCAGCCGGTCGGGGTTCGTCATCGTCTCCAGTTCGCTCAGCCAGACCCACGGCGATCCGATCTCGATGCCCATGGCGCGCGCCTCGTCAGCCGACGCCGCGCCAACGTCCACATACAGGTTGTCCATGACCTGCACCTTCGCGCGCTCGTCGGGCGACTGCAGATGCCCCGACTTCGCGCCGACGACGCCGAGGTGCCCGTTGACCCAGACCTTGCGGCTGATGATCAACGCGTCGAGCACGCCGCCCAGCCGGTCGATCTTGAGATAGCCGTCGGGCAGAATGCTCTTGATGACGCCGCCGATCTCATCGGAGTGCGCTTCCACTATCAGGCGCGGATGGTCGGCGCGCCCGCGCTTGATGGCGTAGAGATTGCCAAACGTGTCGATCTCCACCGCATCGGCCAACCCCGCAAACGCGTCGCGCAGGTAGCGCACCACGGGTTGCTCAAACCCCGGCGGCGCATGCAGTTTTGTCAGGTCTTTCAGGGTGCTGAACAGTTCTGCCTTCATGGCGTTCTCTCCTCGCTTATGGAAATATCAAATGCAACACCAAGACACGAAGACACAAAGAAGGCTCTCGCGAGAGATGTCCTTTGTGCCTTTGTGCCTTTGTATCTTGATGTTTAGCCGTCTTAGAAAGGGATCGTCCGGAGCCGCATTGGCCCCGGACGGGTTCGCCTGTTCCTACAGTGTCCGGAGCAAGCCGGCGATCAGCGCGGCGCGCTTCGGGAGCGCGGGCATGGTCACAAACTCGCTGGGCGAGTGCGCGCCATTGCCCACCGCGCCAAGCCCGTCCAGCGTCGGGATGCCGAGCGCGGCGGTGAAGTTGCCGTCGCTGCCGCCGCCCGTGCCCGTTTCGTCCAGCGCATAGCCGATCTGCGCCGCCAGTTCTTTCGCCACGGCGTAGCGCGACAGGATAGCCGGGGTGCGCTCCATCGGTGGGCGGTTCAGCGCGCCGCTGACGGCGAGCGTCGTGTCCGGCGTGACGGGCGACAGGCCGTTCATCGTCTGCGCAATGCGGTCCCACTCGGCCGTCGTCATCACGCGCACGTCGATCTGCGCGACCGCTTCGGCCGGCACGACATTGCTGCGCGTGCCGGCGTTCAGCACGCCGACGTTGACCGACGTGCCTTTCGCCGGGTTGTTGAGCGCATGGATGCGCAGCACCTGATGGGACATCTCCACGATCGCGCTCCGGCCTTTGTCCGGGTCGGCGCCGGCGTGCGCGGCGCGGCCCTTGATCGCCAGCCGGAAGCCGCCGATGCCCTTGCGCCACGTCTTGATCGCGCCGTGCGGGCCTACGCCCGGTTCCAGCACAAGCACCGTGTCGCTGCGGCGCGCCTCGTCCTCAATCAGCGCGCGGCTGGTGTGGCTGCCGGTCTCCTCGTCGCTCGTCACGACAAATACGACGCGGCGCGCGAGCGGCGCGGCCAGGTCGCGCAGCGCCTTGAGCGCGTAGAGCGCGATGACGATGCCGCCCTTCATGTCGAAGATGCCCGGACCGTATGCCAACTGGCCGTCTTCGTGGTACGGCATCTCCGCCAGCGTGCCGAGCGGGTACACGGTGTCGATATGCGTCAGAATCGTGAGTTGCGGCCCGGCCGCCTGCGCGTTGAACGTGACGCGCAGCTGGTTGCCCGCCTCGGCCTGCGGCAAGACCGCGACCTGCGCCTCCAGCGCGTCGAACTCGCCGGCCAGGAACTCCTGCGCGCGGTCGATCGCCGCTTTGTTGTCGGTCGGCGTCTCGTGCTCGACGAGCCGGCGCAGCGTGTGCATCAGCGCGCCCTGCTCGTTCTGCAGATGGGTATAGATATCGCGTAGTGTTGGCATTACGTAGGCGCCCGGCTTACTGACCGACCGTGATTGTGCCAAATTGCGCTTCTTTGCCATTCAACGTAACTGACAGGTCGTAAGCGCCGGCCTTTAGACCCTTGTCGTCGGTCAGAGACACACACTGCGAGCCGCTACCTTCCTTACTCCAGCGCTGGTCGGCCTTGCTGGCCCCCGCGATCGGATTGCTGTCCTTCTGCCATTCGTAGCCCCACGTCGCGCCGGTTTTCGGCATGCCGGTATAGGTGAAACACGCATAGACCGTCTTGCTGCCCACCGGGGCGTTGTCCACGCTGGCGCCGCTCGGCTTGCCCGTCGTGCTGGAAGGCGCAGTCAGATAGAACTTGATATCGCCAAACGCCGGCTTGCCGGCCGCCGCGGAGCTATCGCCCGTGGTCATGCCGCCGCCGAACAGGAAGACCGCTTCGGCCGCCGCAATCACAAAAAAGATGCAGCAGCACAGCGCAAAGAGCGCCGTGAGGCCGATCCACAGCATCGGCGGCGCGGGGCGCTGCGCTTCATACACCGGTTCGTCATTGTTTGGGTACAGGCTCATGGGTTTGTCCTCGAAAAAGTAAGATTGGGTCACGGCGCGACGGGGACGCTCAGGTGCGCTCCCATTCGGCCACGGCGGCCCGGATCAGCGCGCGAGCGCGCTCGTCCGGCACGGCGTCGATGCTGGTGTAGGTCTGGCCGTTCATGCGGAGCCGAATATCGGGGCCGTCGCCCGCAATCTCGATGTCCGTCATGCCAGGCTGTTCGCGCAGCATGCGCTGCAATATGTCGTTAATGCGGGCGAACATCCATTCCGGCGGCGCTTCGTGCCTGCCCGCCTTGTCTTTGGCCGGTCTGGGCGTTGCCGGAGCGGCGTAGCTTCGGGGACGCAGCATGCTCTCGCGCAGGCGCGTCAGGAAGGGGCGCTCGAAGTTCTCATCGAAATCAAGCGGCGCGGGAAGCGACTCAGCAACCAATGCGCCTGGTGCTGCCGCTTCCGCGGCCGAGACTGTCGGGGGCGTGCTAGACTTGCCCTCACTCGGCGGCGACGCCATCAGCGCCGAAAGCACCACGCGCATCGCGTTACGCAGCGGCTCGTCGCCGATCTCGCTCACGCGGTCCACGCGCCGCCCGCTGATCCACACGATAAGCTGGCCGTCCGCGCCATCGCGCTCAATGCGCAGCAGTTCACCCGGCGGCGCGGCCGCAACGAACGGCGCAGTCGCTGCGGGCGCGCCGGACGCCGTGAACGCAACCGGCTCAGTCTCAAGTTCGACCGCATCACGCAGGGCGCCGCCTTTGAAAAACAGTCGCCATGCCGCCCACAACCCGACGAGAAGGGCCAGAATGGCCAGGGACGCGATAATGAAGACCGGCAGAACGTCCGACATTAGCGCTGGCACCCGGGACAGTAGTGCGCGCTGCGTTGTGCGATCACCGTGTGCGCAATGCGCGTGCCGCAGCGCGGGCAGGTCTTCTGCTCGCGGCGCGGATCATGGTAGACGACGAACTCGTCCTGCATCTTGCCGCGCTTGCCGGACGGATCGCGGAAGCGGCCGTCATGCAGCGTCGAGCCGCCCAGTCGGATACCCTTGCGCAGCACGAACTGAATCGCGGCGTGCAGCCGCTCCGCCTCGGCGGCGGTCAGGTCCCGGGCCGGCCGCCGCGGGTCGATGGCCGCATGGTGCAGCGCCTCGTCGGCATAGATGTTGCCCAGCCCGGCGATGCGGCCTTGATCGAGCAGGAACGGCTTGATCGGCGTCGGGCGGCCGCTCAGAATGCCGGCCAGCGCGCGCGGCGTGAACTGGCGCGCCAACGGCTCCGGGCCCAGGTGCGACAGGCGCGCATCGGGATCGGCGGTCAGCGCCAGTCGCCCGAATTTGCGCGTATCGCTGAACCAGAGCGCGCGGCCATCGTCGAGCACGAAACGGGCGCGCGCATAACCGTCGGGCCGGTCGGCGGCGGCATGCAAGCTAAAATCGCCGGTCATGCGCAGGTGCGCCACCAGTGTTGCGCCGCCGGAGAGGCGGAACAGCAGGTATTTGGCGCGCCGGTCGATGGCGGTGACCGTCTGGCCGCGCATGCGGCGGCAAAAGACAGCCGGCGGCAATGACTCAATGGTGCGCGGCCAGTATACATCGGCGCGCGTGATAATGCGGCCGACCAGTTCCGGCCGCAGGCGGCGCACAACGGTCTCGACCTCGGGAAGCTCAGGCATACTCAGAATCCCATTTTACCCGCGTTTCGGCAATCCAGAAACCCGCGTTCCAGCAATTCTCAATTTGGCTTTGGCCGGGTACGTTCCAATGTCGGCTTGTCATGCGCTGGAGTTCAGGTGCTTATCACGCAAGCCAATTCGACGAATAATGAGTGCTTCCCTCCCCCCGACCCCCTCCCAACTTCGTTGGGAGGGGGAGAGATTCTAAGGGGAGGTGCGTGGCGGCTGCGCCGCCGCGCACCTCCCCGTTAGGTTTTCCCCTGCTCCCCCGCGCGCGGGGGAGCAGGGGATGAGGGGACAACCTGGGGGCCAGACTTCAAAATGAGAATTGCTACCCGCGTTCCTGCGCACAAACAAAAAGGGGCTGCCAACCCGCGGCAGCCCTCTCGCGTTGCTCGCATGTATGGTTTGTTAGTACTGGATGACCGAGTGAATATCGTAGCCCGGCAGGCGCTCGCGGCCGCTCAGAAACTTCAATTCGATCAGAAATGCCAGCCCGACCACCTGCCCGCCGAGCCGCTCGATCAGGTTCACGGTAGCGCGCGCCGATCCGCCCGTAGCGATCAGGTCGTCGACGATCAACACGCGCTGTCCCTTGGCGAGCGCATCGATGTGCATCTCCAGCGTCTCCGCGCCGTATTCCAGCGTGTACGACTCAT contains:
- a CDS encoding sugar ABC transporter permease; its protein translation is MRSIRNFLTAMLFLSPSLVIFFLFVFMPLVKTIDLSTYLTDAIGRPVERTWLENYQRIFTDKDLANSLRISLVFALYVVPGSLALALFLAVLGNLSLRGISVFRVIFSSTIAISGATASLIFLFLFHPAIGVFNFILDILNLPRVAWLTSDTTSLMSVSLVSIWLSLGFNTTIFLAALQGISQELYESARIDGASFWAQFRYITVPLISPTIFFLIVVSTLGALQTFTQINIMTRGGPVESTNVLVYLIYRAFYFNGQYGIAAALSVVLFVIMLGLTIIQFGVLERRVHYS
- a CDS encoding M20/M25/M40 family metallo-hydrolase, encoding MKAELFSTLKDLTKLHAPPGFEQPVVRYLRDAFAGLADAVEIDTFGNLYAIKRGRADHPRLIVEAHSDEIGGVIKSILPDGYLKIDRLGGVLDALIISRKVWVNGHLGVVGAKSGHLQSPDERAKVQVMDNLYVDVGAASADEARAMGIEIGSPWVWLSELETMTNPDRLVGKAIDNRVSCAILLQLFRELKGVAIDGTLVGVVAVQEEVGLRGAKVAAEHAAPDYAVVVDTFMSGDTPDVDYYREMPTGIGRGPVMLLANSGHIMGAPMKTIMDAAARRAGVAYQRATVIGKSSTDAASIHLAREGIPTAGVGICRRYSHSPVETMDINDAVGAVRWLRALAETMDADGRRLAFV
- the mutM gene encoding bifunctional DNA-formamidopyrimidine glycosylase/DNA-(apurinic or apyrimidinic site) lyase — its product is MPELPEVETVVRRLRPELVGRIITRADVYWPRTIESLPPAVFCRRMRGQTVTAIDRRAKYLLFRLSGGATLVAHLRMTGDFSLHAAADRPDGYARARFVLDDGRALWFSDTRKFGRLALTADPDARLSHLGPEPLARQFTPRALAGILSGRPTPIKPFLLDQGRIAGLGNIYADEALHHAAIDPRRPARDLTAAEAERLHAAIQFVLRKGIRLGGSTLHDGRFRDPSGKRGKMQDEFVVYHDPRREQKTCPRCGTRIAHTVIAQRSAHYCPGCQR
- a CDS encoding M20 family metallopeptidase — its product is MPTLRDIYTHLQNEQGALMHTLRRLVEHETPTDNKAAIDRAQEFLAGEFDALEAQVAVLPQAEAGNQLRVTFNAQAAGPQLTILTHIDTVYPLGTLAEMPYHEDGQLAYGPGIFDMKGGIVIALYALKALRDLAAPLARRVVFVVTSDEETGSHTSRALIEDEARRSDTVLVLEPGVGPHGAIKTWRKGIGGFRLAIKGRAAHAGADPDKGRSAIVEMSHQVLRIHALNNPAKGTSVNVGVLNAGTRSNVVPAEAVAQIDVRVMTTAEWDRIAQTMNGLSPVTPDTTLAVSGALNRPPMERTPAILSRYAVAKELAAQIGYALDETGTGGGSDGNFTAALGIPTLDGLGAVGNGAHSPSEFVTMPALPKRAALIAGLLRTL